In Simplicispira sp. 125, one DNA window encodes the following:
- a CDS encoding DUF1566 domain-containing protein gives MKNAIKKIAFSACVVGGRGQKTLKPWAAALLLCAAPGWAATIPDGSTGLVWDACAWGQAASGSACTGTPAPLTWQQALQTAGQANAALHQGHADWRVPNRTELESRVDLDAPGTGVFWSSTSYHPAPAQAWTVDFSDGASHPASKTAAQALRLVRGGTAAQSFQSAGPAATPALPLPSQPGQTAQATVAGGGVGCGFTQARFIAPSTAPAPPAHVTLATDLFEFILEGCTPGGEVTVTITYPKPLPAAATQYWKHGPRLGQAAGWYAYPRARIGSDTVTLTLTDGALGDDDLDATNGRIVDLGGPAVLAATGGTAIPTLSQGGVLLLAGLLFMLGMRRGKRA, from the coding sequence ATGAAAAATGCTATCAAAAAAATAGCTTTTAGCGCTTGTGTGGTGGGAGGTAGAGGCCAAAAAACCCTCAAACCCTGGGCCGCAGCGCTACTGCTGTGCGCCGCCCCTGGCTGGGCCGCCACCATCCCCGATGGCTCCACCGGCTTGGTGTGGGACGCCTGCGCCTGGGGCCAGGCGGCATCGGGCAGCGCCTGCACCGGCACGCCCGCGCCGCTGACCTGGCAGCAGGCGCTGCAAACCGCAGGCCAGGCCAACGCCGCGCTGCACCAAGGCCACGCCGACTGGCGTGTGCCCAACCGTACCGAGCTGGAATCCCGTGTGGATTTGGATGCGCCCGGCACCGGCGTTTTCTGGTCGTCCACCAGTTACCACCCAGCGCCCGCCCAGGCGTGGACGGTGGATTTCTCGGATGGCGCATCGCACCCCGCCTCCAAGACCGCCGCGCAGGCCCTGCGTTTGGTGCGAGGCGGCACGGCGGCGCAGTCGTTCCAGTCCGCAGGCCCCGCCGCCACGCCCGCACTGCCCCTGCCCAGCCAGCCGGGCCAGACGGCGCAGGCCACGGTGGCGGGTGGCGGCGTGGGCTGCGGCTTCACCCAGGCGCGCTTCATCGCACCATCCACCGCGCCCGCGCCGCCCGCGCACGTGACGTTGGCGACCGACCTGTTCGAGTTCATCCTCGAAGGCTGCACGCCCGGCGGCGAAGTGACGGTGACCATCACCTACCCGAAGCCCCTGCCTGCCGCTGCCACGCAATACTGGAAACACGGCCCGCGTCTCGGCCAAGCCGCAGGCTGGTACGCCTATCCCCGCGCCCGCATCGGCAGCGACACCGTCACGCTCACCTTGACCGACGGCGCTTTGGGCGATGACGACCTGGACGCAACCAATGGCCGCATCGTCGATCTGGGCGGCCCCGCCGTACTGGCGGCGACGGGCGGAACAGCCATCCCCACGCTCTCGCAGGGGGGCGTGCTGCTATTGGCGGGCCTGCTATTCATGCTGGGGATGCGGCGGGGGAAAAGGGCTTAG
- a CDS encoding DUF1566 domain-containing protein: MRFTTPFLLWFLALFSMAGAAQAQVTAQGQVVVRPYNAPTDFTLLATDATPGGPYAIGYAITTPPAHGSLGPVLSGGRVRYTPDLGYVGDDSFSFTASTANGSSAPATIGITLQSAVAPVAYGGGYDVLLNTRADLLLKGENPNARTDLRVYFELVAPPLYGTVVFGNYNAVSYTPAAGYSGPDRFTFRVRHPEFGLSNVAIASITVAAPTLPVARPGSGYVPHGTATAIALTAQDANAGGPYALAYVISTPPAHGSISISGSTATYTPASGYWGADSFAFTATSVNGTSAPATVSVLVGQAIVLGHATGALGDTGQTLCTDSAGGAVACAALTAHPGQDGRFGPDAQAGRAAFDFVAEGSDCVADRVTGLVWGTTTQPAQSWVDATSAAASAARCGIATGWRLPTRRELLSIVHHGASQPAIDASAFPTTQNAPYWSSDTQGSQAWAVDFTDGATLRANQGTAHAARQVVRPPNQAPTITLGAAEIVIPNDERPGPRTYPGWATGIGPGAARESGQQLFASVRLLPVPGIKTLEFDVPPAIDPATGDLTFTVMHRISLREQASDGTPRYYWASSAGRVQVEVTLQDDGGTVGGGQDRVTRSFEIFISPVPNVNEINIKHAWKAACIPVTMLARDIDTDPTVSVIYPGRYAPIFKIKTYPNEGFLTDYVSRSMAAKSISVPLGDTVPDDVLGTTGNSPGATGNSNSPRGFWASTVCYVPMSSTFTGFDTFTYSAIDVDGNESAPASVTIEIFQPR, translated from the coding sequence ATGCGCTTTACAACCCCATTTCTGCTCTGGTTCCTGGCCCTGTTCAGTATGGCCGGGGCCGCACAAGCCCAGGTCACCGCCCAGGGGCAGGTCGTCGTGCGGCCCTACAACGCGCCCACGGACTTCACCCTTTTGGCCACCGACGCCACTCCCGGCGGGCCCTACGCCATCGGTTACGCCATCACAACGCCGCCGGCACACGGCAGCCTTGGCCCCGTTCTCAGCGGTGGCAGGGTGCGCTACACGCCTGATTTGGGCTACGTGGGCGATGACAGTTTCAGCTTTACCGCCAGCACGGCCAACGGCAGCTCGGCGCCCGCTACCATCGGCATCACCCTACAGTCGGCCGTGGCGCCGGTGGCGTATGGCGGCGGCTATGACGTGCTCCTCAACACCCGGGCGGACTTGCTCCTGAAGGGGGAGAACCCCAACGCCCGCACCGACCTGCGTGTGTACTTCGAGCTCGTCGCTCCACCCCTGTATGGCACCGTGGTGTTCGGCAACTACAACGCGGTCTCCTACACGCCCGCCGCAGGCTACTCGGGGCCGGACCGCTTCACCTTCCGTGTGCGCCACCCCGAGTTCGGCCTGTCCAACGTCGCTATCGCCAGCATCACCGTGGCCGCCCCCACGTTGCCTGTGGCCCGGCCGGGCAGCGGCTACGTGCCCCACGGCACGGCCACGGCCATCGCGCTGACGGCGCAAGACGCCAACGCCGGCGGCCCCTACGCGCTGGCCTACGTCATCAGCACGCCGCCCGCGCACGGCAGCATATCCATCAGCGGCAGCACCGCCACCTACACGCCCGCCAGCGGTTATTGGGGCGCGGACAGCTTCGCGTTCACCGCGACGTCGGTCAATGGCACCTCCGCCCCGGCCACGGTCAGCGTGCTGGTGGGTCAGGCTATCGTGCTCGGCCATGCCACGGGCGCGCTGGGTGACACCGGCCAGACGCTGTGCACCGACAGCGCGGGCGGAGCCGTGGCGTGCGCCGCGCTCACCGCCCACCCCGGCCAGGACGGCCGCTTTGGCCCCGACGCGCAGGCGGGAAGGGCCGCATTCGACTTCGTGGCCGAGGGCAGCGACTGCGTGGCCGACCGTGTTACCGGCCTGGTCTGGGGCACTACTACCCAGCCTGCGCAAAGTTGGGTTGATGCCACCAGCGCCGCTGCCAGCGCCGCCCGCTGCGGCATCGCCACCGGCTGGCGCCTGCCCACGCGGCGCGAGCTGCTCTCCATCGTTCACCACGGCGCCAGCCAGCCGGCCATCGACGCCAGCGCCTTCCCCACCACACAGAACGCTCCGTACTGGAGCAGTGACACCCAAGGCAGCCAGGCCTGGGCCGTAGACTTTACCGACGGCGCCACGCTGCGCGCCAACCAGGGCACCGCCCACGCCGCCCGCCAAGTGGTGCGGCCCCCTAACCAAGCGCCCACCATCACTCTGGGTGCGGCGGAAATCGTGATTCCCAACGACGAACGGCCCGGCCCGCGCACCTACCCTGGCTGGGCCACCGGCATCGGCCCCGGCGCGGCGCGCGAGTCGGGGCAGCAATTGTTCGCCAGCGTGCGGCTGTTGCCCGTGCCGGGGATCAAGACGCTGGAGTTCGACGTGCCGCCTGCCATCGACCCGGCCACGGGGGATCTCACCTTCACCGTGATGCACCGCATCTCGCTGCGTGAGCAGGCTTCGGACGGCACGCCCCGCTACTACTGGGCCTCGTCCGCCGGGCGTGTGCAGGTCGAGGTCACGCTGCAGGACGACGGCGGTACTGTGGGCGGCGGGCAGGATCGCGTCACGCGCAGCTTCGAGATATTCATCTCGCCCGTGCCCAACGTGAATGAGATCAACATCAAGCACGCTTGGAAGGCCGCTTGCATCCCCGTCACCATGCTGGCACGGGACATCGATACCGACCCGACGGTCAGCGTCATCTACCCCGGACGCTACGCCCCCATCTTCAAGATCAAAACCTATCCGAATGAAGGCTTCCTGACGGACTACGTCAGCAGATCCATGGCGGCCAAGAGCATCAGCGTGCCCTTGGGCGACACCGTGCCCGACGATGTTCTGGGCACCACAGGCAACAGTCCTGGGGCCACAGGCAATAGCAACAGCCCCAGGGGGTTCTGGGCCAGCACAGTGTGCTACGTGCCCATGAGCAGCACCTTCACCGGCTTCGACACCTTCACCTACTCCGCCATCGACGTAGACGGCAACGAGAGCGCCCCCGCCTCGGTGACGATTGAGATCTTTCAACCTCGGTGA